Proteins found in one Geomonas subterranea genomic segment:
- a CDS encoding MBOAT family O-acyltransferase — translation MLFSSYIFLFMFLPAALLLYYLMPARGRNLTLTGLSYFFYGWANPYFTLLLFGSTTITYYCAHAMARRPGEPATGELPLLDGDDPASLRQKAAFWLAITANLSLLGFFKYFHFGIDNLNALLASLGLEHLRVEGLFRIALPLGISFYVFKMVSYTIDVWQGSVRATRSFIDFACYVAMFPQLIAGPIVRYRDVAVQLASRTHSLEKFARGTTFMCLGLAKKILLADPCGKVADTCFNAATLNAFDAWYGLFAYTMQIYFDFSAYSDMAIGVCLMFGFAIAKNFDSPYLADSFADFWRRWHISLSTWLRDYLFTPLNYMLLTDKVRERMVREKFRYNYPAIASSVIVFTICGIWHGAGWTFAAWGTMHGVLLGLEQLRTRKSGYWKLPKPVRVCCTFIPVSLTWVFFRAADLGSAFGYFGSMFGLRDKNAGTDLVAGVIYQPYYLLSIAVAAVLVWSAPQTWDFTSSLNWKKAAWCYGLLLLSIATLVTKAHSPFIYSAF, via the coding sequence ATGCTGTTCAGCTCTTACATCTTCCTGTTCATGTTCCTGCCTGCGGCGCTCCTGCTTTACTACCTTATGCCGGCGCGCGGCCGCAACCTGACGCTGACCGGTCTCAGCTACTTCTTTTACGGCTGGGCCAATCCCTATTTCACACTGCTCCTTTTCGGCTCGACCACAATCACCTACTACTGCGCCCACGCCATGGCGCGCAGGCCGGGGGAGCCGGCGACGGGAGAACTCCCCCTGCTGGATGGGGACGATCCGGCGAGCCTGCGGCAAAAAGCGGCCTTCTGGCTCGCGATAACAGCGAACCTGTCGCTGCTCGGCTTCTTCAAGTACTTCCACTTCGGCATCGATAACCTGAACGCGCTCCTCGCGTCGCTCGGGTTGGAACATCTGCGGGTGGAGGGACTGTTCCGCATCGCGCTACCGCTGGGCATCAGCTTCTACGTCTTCAAGATGGTGAGCTACACCATCGACGTCTGGCAGGGGAGTGTGCGCGCCACCCGCAGCTTCATCGACTTCGCATGCTATGTCGCCATGTTCCCGCAACTCATCGCCGGCCCCATCGTTCGCTACCGGGACGTGGCGGTGCAACTCGCCTCCCGCACCCACAGTTTGGAAAAGTTCGCCCGCGGCACCACCTTCATGTGCCTCGGCCTCGCCAAGAAGATCCTCCTGGCTGACCCCTGCGGCAAGGTTGCCGACACCTGCTTCAACGCGGCGACGCTGAACGCGTTCGACGCCTGGTACGGCCTCTTCGCCTACACCATGCAGATCTACTTCGACTTCAGCGCCTACTCTGACATGGCGATCGGTGTCTGCCTCATGTTCGGCTTCGCCATCGCCAAGAATTTCGACTCTCCCTATCTCGCAGATTCGTTTGCCGACTTCTGGCGGCGCTGGCACATCTCCCTCTCCACTTGGCTGCGCGACTACCTCTTCACCCCGCTCAACTACATGCTGCTGACGGACAAGGTCCGGGAGCGCATGGTGCGCGAGAAGTTCCGCTACAACTACCCCGCCATCGCAAGCAGCGTCATCGTGTTCACCATCTGCGGCATCTGGCACGGTGCTGGCTGGACCTTCGCGGCCTGGGGAACGATGCATGGCGTGCTGCTGGGACTGGAACAGCTCCGGACCAGGAAGAGCGGCTACTGGAAGTTGCCCAAACCGGTCAGGGTCTGCTGTACCTTCATCCCTGTATCGCTGACCTGGGTCTTTTTCCGCGCCGCCGACCTCGGCTCCGCCTTCGGTTATTTCGGCAGCATGTTCGGGCTGCGGGATAAGAATGCAGGCACCGACCTGGTCGCAGGCGTGATCTATCAGCCGTACTACCTGTTGAGCATCGCCGTGGCGGCAGTTCTTGTATGGAGCGCACCGCAGACCTGGGACTTTACCAGCAGCCTGAACTGGAAGAAAGCCGCCTGGTGCTACGGTTTGCTCCTGTTGTCGATCGCGACCCTGGTCACCAAAGCCCATAGTCCCTTCATCTACTCGGCCTTTTAA